aaagtcaaatatttccaaaaacatCGTGCGAAGATGAAATTCAAATGCATTTCACTAATTTAAACATGCTccaatacaaatacaatataaaatttgtGTGCTTGGAGGAACATGGTAAAACCCTAAAATCAAGCCAAAATGCGGCTGATGCAGATGCCGTTTCTTCAAAAGAGCTCGGAAATTGCTTATTTCAGAATACTTATGAGCTGCTGATGCGTACTCTGAATatagaaatttcaaaacaaacgaCTTGTGTTAGTATCGTTTCGGATATGACATCACTAAATAAATTGGCAGATCTAATGAAAACATTCCTGCATTATGGAGTATTTACTAACCAAAATTTAACGCAGTGCCCGCTAATTAAACGCATTGGATTTTATCTTAGTCATATGGAGGTATGATTTCTCACTTATATATTTGATATCTAAATGttctgaaatattaattttaaaatgtttactacTATTTCTTCCACAGTTTCAATTAAAAAGCAATGATCCAAGAAATATAGAGCGAACAGAATTATTAGAAATTTTGCAGTATTTGGAATCATTTATAACAACTTTTACATCCAGTGTGGCACTAACTCAGTTTTTGGAAACGCAACCATTGGAGGAGTTGATAAACTTTTTAGGAACAAGTTTATCACATAGCGGTAAATCTTATAAGTTTGGCAATTATTGtcaataaaaattctataattttgcaGCTTCCCAACATTTACAAAGTAAGGCCAGAGACTGGGCGGAAATTCGCTTAATATCGCTTCGTATTCTGGCTGAACTATGTGCCAGTAACACTTACCAGAATGATGCGTTTCATCATATATCACGATATGTTTTCAATATTCGCCATGATTTAGACATTCTTCTTCCACTgataaaagtatgtatatattaattaattatatacaatatCGTGCGATTGTTAATTGTCGATATTTTGTCTTTGGAAAAGCTTTTAAAAGAATTGTAAACGTTGATGAAAATTAGAAACACcacatttagttaaaatattaacaaaatcaaaaacaattaaaataattttggcaatccatatcatTATAATTTAGACATAATTTGTCGCGACGCCGATGATGACGGAAGGCCACCGAGTTATAAAGATTATGTGAAGCagcataatttattaatatatatactgTTGACAAACATTGGCCGAATAAAAATTCGGATCCGTTCCGTGTCGTGGGaacgaaatttattaaaattgtcaaaattggtTGCTTCGCTTCGGGGgataatgtttaaatatataactataaaccctaaaaatttcgctttaataaaTGATTTCTTTCTCTCCCAAAAAAcatctcaaaaaaatcgatttttaaagcctctaaagcaggctacCCTGCCTTAAATACCTGTTACTTTTGGTAGataagttttcaattaaaaaacatttaaaccTTCAAATCGGTATAAATCATATTCGTTTTTCCATTAAAATGACCTAAGTTATTGGTCGAAACATTTTGAACTATATACAGTGCCGCACATAAGTTCTGGCACAGCAACCATTTTGCGTTTTACGGCTATTTTATAAGCAAAGTAATATtacactaatttttttaaaacaattaatttttaattttactttttaaatcaCATTCATAAAAAATAGAATCATCTACGAATATGTCGGggacatacaagtatatgtacattatataaattactggattatttttattaaaaattgatcttataatagaaaaagtataaagaaaatataagttttatgtttgaaaattgACATGGTTATCTAAAGAAggattttaaaactttcaacgAAAGTAGGACTAAACTGCAACGTGATTTGTGTGCAAACTGCCGCTGACGGctggaaaaataaaatgtatagaaaaaataatatgacaaagCTGCTTCAGAGCATATGAGCCCTTAGTAGATGCCATTAActaaaaatgccataaaaatcCCATAAGaatccaaatatatgtatataagagatTATAAGCACATTATTTtatctaaaattaaattcattatggtatataaagttttattaaaaattaaatgttaaaggTTCTAAATGCAATAGCAGCTTAGctctttcaaaaattcaatatccCATTTAAATAAAACAGGTCAACTTTTCTATcggtttcaattaaatttttcaacataacaatttttttggcggaaaaaaactttataggaaataaaaagataaaaaatggAAAGCTACATTACCctcagaaatacaaaaatttctaatttaaacTAAAGCTCTCGCTTGTACGGACGGAATTTAACATGCCTTgttctttataaatatataactccATCTCTTTCTCTtctagtttttgttattgtagggCCAGAAACATTCAAGAGTAATTTCGAGGAaaggtgccgagttgacagtcctttattaaataatgttgatatttgttctaaattttagagtggttttttaaatataaaattcaatagGTTTTTTTgtctataataaattattataataaaaattattatatttgattttacGTACACTTGAtatgaaatatgtttaatattattctttCCAGCTCTATAACTAAAACAAGCTATAATTAAACTTGTAACCTTTTCCCtaggtttttttaatttttataaagtatCAGATATGCAggtagaacaagaaaaaaatattagccaaaaattatgctttttaatacatatgttaaaatcatttaaaattattttttatatatgtatatgcacatacatgaAAACATGTGAATGAACATGTTGCAATGAAGCGTcttaatcaaataatttttccgTTTACTTTTTCCATAATAAGATCACTTTTATAGGTAGATTTGTTTAGTGCTATGTAAAACCTTAATTATATGAGcatatacacacgcacatatatatatatatatacatatatacatatatatatatatatagcatatatacaattttaattatatgttcACTATTGTcgatttttagatattttgtaaGGGGAAAAGCGGCAATGTAGCAGAAAACTTACCTATTGGCGAATGGTTCGTagataaattgaaattaatttttagattaTATTATATGGATCTTAAAATCATCGAGAGATTAGTTGCCATGCTTCCAGGTACACTAAcatatgcaatatatatatatatatatatttattttaataataaaaactattgtCACTATTTTATTGAATCTTAGAGATTTTCGAATATGTCTACGCAATCAATGAACTATTGGATAACATGTTCGTGGCATTAACATCACTACTGAAAatagcatataaaaaaaattatcccgTAAAAATAACAAGCAATTTAATAGACAGTGTTCGCCTGATTTCGCGAAATTGTGAAGGGATTTGGATGAAGGACGgtttcatttgcatttgcatatcTTTGATGAAGTTTTTATCTTTCCCGTCGCTTCAAATTCAGTTCTCATTGATTCGCACGATAACCTCTTTAATGGATACTGGTTGGCTGAAAAGTTCATCCACAACATTTCACATTAATGAGCACTATAATATGTCTGAACAGTTGTTTTCTGCAATAAATTGGAAACATTTATTAGTACGTGTGATACAATAATGCAAggattatttgattatttatttacagttttatattACAGGACACCTCAACAGATCTGGCACAAAATCGTAACTCAGTAGTGACGCAACTCTTAGTGGCTCTATTTGCTTTCAGTTCATATTACCAGAAAAATGCCTTAATTGAATTGGGGAATTTCTATGCCGCAAGGAAATTAACggaaggtatgtatgtacatatatctatttgGTTCTACAGTTACAGTTAATACATAATTCTTCTCTATTtcgtaatataaaattttagcgGACTTCTGTGAGTTTGTACAGGTCTCTTGTTTCTTCGGATGTTCGCAGGCCCAGTTAATAAAACCTTATATGAATAGTTTAATCTCATCATGGATATCTAAAGAATGGCCAATTTCAAAGTAAATTATTATTGGCATATTTATTTTcgatccatacatatgtatatttttataaaattttccttAGATTTCCGTATTTTCTTTGTTATACAAACAAAGATGAATTCATGATGGAtaacatttcaataatttcggCATGTACGCTACTATATATTCCCAATGgagatttaaaaaaactaaataaatacgcAACTGACGAGGAACTTATAAAGGTATTTGATATAATATgtcttgtattaaaaaatatgggtatatggaatatatacataattatatcaTATTTAAAGTAATAATAAGTAGAACCTTAAAACTTCAGTATGGTAATCTAACTTTAATATAACAATTAATGTTATGGGGAAATAAAAGCATGAGGgttaatacttttatttattgataaattTCCAGAATGCACTTCCAATTTTAGAGGCATACATGTTGCCGCATAAGGCGTTATGTCCGGAGTCCCAAACCCAAAGCTACAAGAAATATATTAACGTGTTAAATGGAAATATGCAGCGATTGGGGTGGAAATTACCACCGTCAAGAATTATTCATTGGAAACCAATATATTTTTGCTGTAGCATTTTAAAAGTTGATAGTCTATCTGCGGCATCCTTTGAGTTTCCGACGTTATATGGCACATCATCTTGGTATCACTTAAATTACGAATCTCTTAAACaatctttaaaattatatttggtaAGTCAAgctcataataaaaaaaaaaaaaatattaagaagaaAGCTCGGGGTTcgttaaaatgttcggttacaccagAACTTATGCCTTCCTTACTTTTAAACTCTCGAagttatatacacatgtacattttgactaatttctttttcttgtAGATTGATGAAGACGAAACGAAAACGTGGTTTTCTCCACTTTGTAGTCATCCCCTTCAGTTTTTAAAGGTTCTTGGTGCTCTTAAAGCAGATGTATACGCTTGTATATTTTCTAATGAGAGAAGCTCCtgcttttataaatattgcaCAGCAGTTGATATGATTATTGATTCGATTCCAACACATATTACTTCGACAAGAGAGAAAAATATTGCTGAGTATTTTGTTCGTGatacgattttatttttatctcaaTGTTTTCAAACAGGTAAAAGgaagattttatatttagataacaGACTAAATTGTTTATTGCAGTTCAATACTCAGAGTTGCAAATGATGGGACTTCTTTTTTTGCAATGCCTTTTCCAAAAGTCTTTTATATCAATTGGTGGAGGTAAAGAAGTGATTAGTAATCACTTGAATGTGATAACAAAATGCTTGGTAGCCATCGCTAAAAatgattcctttgaaaaatcaaaattatcttTGAAATTATTACATCATTTAATTACCGATTTTGGCGAGAATACTTTGATTTTCACTCAACTACCGGCTTCAGAGGAATTTATGGAGCTATGTGAAATCCAAAGCAAAAGATCTGCTTCTCCCAACAATATCAGAGATTTGCTGGATATTTTGGAATCCtcaattttaatgcaaaaatgcaGTAACGACACTTTAGGCACATTAAGAAAATATGcaagttttgaaatatttttatttgcatttcttaAATGatcatatttaactttttttagataaccaaatttaaagataatataTGCACAAGTGATCATACTTTTTGTGATTTGATCCGTCGATTATTGGAAGTGGTTTGTAACGctcacaataaatatttacgcCTGGAGGCAGCGAAATGCCTTGGGGAAATTGGCTCCCTTGAAATAGCAAATACTTCTTTCTATTTTGAAAAGAATTCATCCTTTTATGACAACGTAAGTATACGCAGAATAAATGATTTTGTCGGTAGACACGTATGCTTAATAGAATAACACTTCGATTTTAGTATTACAATACAGCTATTGaccttgaaattttaatagaagacagaatttctattaataattcaGATATTTAGTCAAGTGACAGAACTTTAACTTCATTCTTGCAATGGATCTTATTGAaagtatattaataataattaacgtGTGCATTAAACATCTTCTCTTCATTCCTTTTTAGATCACAAGTTCAATGGACGGTAACGAACTCTTTTCGATGAACGTTGCAAAAGTATTGGACAAAATATTGATGCAGTTCAATACAATTACCTACGAAGCTTTGTTTCGAGTATCTACTGAGTTAATTAATTCGAAATGTGCAAAATCTATTATAGGTACGTAACTGTTGAAACTTTTCCATTTCAAGGttgataattaaaataattttgaatccAGAATTGTACCCGCATTTGGCAATTTTTCAAAGCGATCAGAAGGCAAATCAAGATTGGGATCCAAGTTTTGTCATTGAACCTGTGGATTggttatgtattttaaattcgaCAGAGACACTAGAGTGGGAGACATGGATCTGTGTGTTTGTTAGTAAAGTGCTTAAAAGCTGCGGTTGGACAGCACTCTGTAACTTGGCTTCTCGAGATATGTATGTGGCGAATGAAATACTTTTGCCTTTTATTACGcttttaatgtccaataaacaGCGACATATAGATAGTATTATGTCAATGCTCGCTCATTATTTCAAAACGTTGAATATGGTTCTTGGAAAGGGCGAAACTGAACAGATTGCAGCTCAAGAGATTTATAAAGACAAGCggataatacaaatatttctaaaaatatgtgAATGCATTCGTTTAAATAATGAGTGGTAATTTATTTTAGggatttttatagcatttttttaaatcgggtCTTCCTATTTCAGTTCTGTGCCAATGAATTTGCTGTATGTTGCTAAAGCTAGTAACCATTGCCAGGCGTTTTTTATGACAATTATGTATACTGAATTATGGGCATTGTCAGAGAGTGCATCTAATGAGAAGCAGTCCAAAGTAGAGGAGTATTTAAAAAATCCATCATTTCAGGAAGTAGCAATAaaggtaatattataatattgcaTTGTGAAAATATAAGtcaaatatgtaataatataatgtaaaatatatttaattgatgaactatattataaattgtttatttctaGGCTTATAAATCCATTGGTTGTTACGATGCCATATCTGGGTTTCTTTCGCCTTTAAATTCTCGTTTggaatttcttaatttaaacaACGACTGGTCCGAAATGATACTTCAAAACTCATTTAAGAATACATCGTCTAATACACTTTGTACTACAGCATTAAAACGAAACGGTATTTTATGTCTCGATGAGCTGGGCAATAAAGACACTGCTAATTCAGTCGACTATGAAGTATGTTGGAGATTATGTCAATGGGATACTCCCGTGGAAGGGCATTTGAAAGTAAATATGGAAAATGATCCCGAATCGGAATTTAAGAAGCATCACTTCAATGCTTTAAAATGTCTATATAATCGTGAACAGCACAATTGTTTAGCCGCCATCGCAAATGCCCGACAATGCGTAATTTACAATTTGATGGGAATAAGCACCGAATGTCTCCAAAGTGTTTACAAATATCTAACATGGTTGCATATACTTCAGCAGACTGAGGATTTTTGTCAAGTAATTTCATATCATTAATTAAAAGTATGGTGACAATATTTGCTGACTATATAACTATAAATTATAGGTCCAGTTTATTTCTGATGTAGAtattaaatcgatatttttaaagtggcaattgcaaaataatttaaaatacggAAACTTTTATTGCAAAGAACTTATACTGTCGCACCAGATAACTCTGTTTAACACAGCTGGAGTCCGTGGGCAAAGAAGgataattgattttttcaaagtgagtatatacatatgtatgtacatatgtgaacacGGATTTTTACAACTTAATTTTATACACCTATTTTAATATAGTATAGCCCGACCGAAACTGGTTTGCTAAATATCATTAAAGAATGCCAAAAATCGGGTGAAATTAATTTGGCGAAACGTAACATATTAGCCCTTAGAGAAGCAGATATTACAAACGAATACGTTAAGGTaggtatttcaacaaaataacGACATTAAAAAACgctaacaacaaataaacaatatttctaaattaaattaattattgcagATTAATTTATTACTTGAAGATGCAGAAATTTCTTTTCGATGCGGAAGTATTGAAATAACTGAATCATTGTTAAAGCATATATTAACGCACAAAGAACTGGGCGCTTGCCCACAACAAGCGCGTGCTCTGCGAATGTACGGAGAATTTCTCTTGGAGACTAATTCGCAAAGTTTTGAATACGTtctagaaaaaatgtttaatagatCTATGCTTTACCTGGAGAAGATATTAAAATCTCAAAAACACAGTGATAATGatgaattaagttttttatatttaggacAACTAAAACCAGCTgaatttgaaaaggaaaaccAAAAAGAAGCATACGCATTAATAGCGAAATATGCCGATCGtgaatatgtacaagtatgacTTTGTCCACGCGAGGACTCTTTTGTCGCCCAAAACGGTTTCTTTGTTTAATTGACGAGGGGACATCGAGGAAATACGAGGAGATCGTGACGCTCGTGCTGTCGTTGTTGTCGTGccggaaaacatttttaaagtaatttcgaggcaGAGTGACGAGTTGATAGTCCTTGGCCCGATAAAAATCCGGATCCGTTcgggttacttagacccgactgccGCTTGTGCTCGGGTGGCATGCTTTGTGCTCTTGTTGGTATCAGTTCACCGCTACGTTATTCGGCattgcttttctttttaaattatatcCATGATTACAACGGCACTTGACttcatatgaatatttatatgctcggaaatttgtattttattatccatttttttgtatgaaatatgcaaatatgtataatataatggAAATGTTTGCAAAATAAGCGTAAATAGCATAAAGATTAGCTAATCAAAAATATGAAGCGTTCAAGAATTTTAGAATGTGATTCGAAAGGGAATTCGAAAAATTGTCCGACAGTCAAAATTAACAACACAAAAAGAGAGTTTTCCGATAATGAGCGACAAAAGAGTTCGTGTGGAAACCCACTcaatgtaaatgtatatatctGCCTCAATTCCACTGATTTCACAATTACAATCAATTTGTTTGTAGTCGAATGCGTACATCAATTCTGATGAATTTAAACTGAAATGTCAAATCATTCAACAAAACAGACAAACAGCGGATTCAATTGGTCGACAACACAGAGATCGTGATATTAACCATGGTGTAATCATAATGAAAAAGTACGCAAATTTGGATGAAacggaaataaaatttattgaggaGAAACGCACAACTAACTTGTGTATTGCTGTTAagaattatatgaaattttgtcaAATTGATTCTGGATTTTCTGATGCTGCAATATACAGGATAATAGCATTGTGGTTTGCCAATAAGCAAGATGAAGCATTGTATAAAGAAATAAAGGAAAATGTGAATATAATTCCTTCCTATAAGTTTATTTGCGCTTTGAATCAGATTACCGCTAGATTAAATACGAAACTAGTGGATTTTATTACAATCATTAAAGAAATATTAGTTAACTGCGTACAAGATCATCCACATCACACACTTTATCAGTTGTATCCGTTAATTTTTGATGATACAGGCGGAAAATCAAGTAATAGTCGTTCGACCATTGCTGCCGAAATAATTACAAAGGGGCGAAACTCGTCAAATGCACAATCTGCTAAACAATTGGCAATGATATTTCCTGGTGCGCAAGCTGTTAAACCCGTTACACccagtaaattttaaataatttattgattttgtttcAGCTTTAATTAAGTTCGCAGACGCTGATTGTGGCAAGAGCTCTACTATGGCGTTATGtgacaaattaaaaagaatgaAATGCTTAGACGCTGTTCATTGCCCGACAATTGAACTTCCAGTATTACCTAATAAGGCTTACACAATAATAAGTAAGTATAATTATTCCAAAGTAACTTATTTACTTGTTTTGttaacctaacggttgtatgtgtcacctaaaattaatcgagttagatatagggttatatatagtatatatcaaTAATCAGGATGATTgccgagttgaaatccgaaaggactgtctgtctgttcgttcATTCGtataagctgtaacttgagtaaaaattcagataCCTTGATGAAGCTAGGAAGATGGTAATAAGGGGGTAAAAGTGCCaatgccacgtccacaaaacacaattaaaagaaaacctatcaagtgccataactaagcacttaattaagcTAGAGAACTATAATTTGTTACAGAGAATTGTAATAGCAAGAGGCACCTGTGGgctaaaaatttggaaaagttgGGTGTGGCCGAgccctctaataggtttaaCGTACATATCTTTCAAACGGTTCaagtcaaaatattcaaattcgcATATGATAAATCCTATTAAAAccttataacggtactgttaaaaactgctaaaagtTCGATacatcaataactaaatactccAGAAAcagagtatatatatatgtgagagatatataattgaaattcagggataatccttcACTGAGAATATGTCAAAAATGtattgaatcgggtcaatacttcccttaactCACATATACCCTATACTTCACACACACATTTCCGAACTTTCAGGTGACGTTATTCCGTACatatcggccaacatgtgagttatctaAATGAAAGTGAGAAAGCATGTTttacagtgtatctttgtgcttacAATGGATTAAATTGGCCGAAAATTTGatctagcccccatataactaacatcagaattttcaagcatctggcagactttactccatatgattggtgatggtacGTACCTTAACGCACTTAGGGAactttttattagtatttggaAATTAATAGTGAGTAGTATTgtgaaaaataagtaaaatcgtGTCGATATTACAGCCAACTCTCATATAagacatacatgtatgtgtgatataatgattttcgtttttctaacaaaccttatttcaaatatgtcggtcagtgtatgagttttatatataaatctatacaAGGTGTgtcccaaagtaaacaggacttaaaaaaaaacaaacagaacaaatggtgttttcggcaaaatcaatttattttattcaaaatagtctccttctgcttcaatacagctttctgcacggttcaaaagcatgtcgaacgagtg
The DNA window shown above is from Bactrocera tryoni isolate S06 chromosome 4, CSIRO_BtryS06_freeze2, whole genome shotgun sequence and carries:
- the LOC120774044 gene encoding serine/threonine-protein kinase ATM, which gives rise to MSSQLQQIAALCPELRSDKTTTRNKAMERLEIILVNSKDDLIQRLRGKHMEDFTLNEIFSSAIDAVLKHASKVVELTDQKSIQAMLNKNHIYRSVIHKIIDYNLENENNFLSKSLIYQAFCSGFSTTSAVKIFGSLFIQIVERGIYKSPLYVRELKVDEYSNILSSLFEITIPGDEILHFEVLSCIVKTIELAVQHVHIQDEIVDYFPEIMPFARRANDDRKKSDVIKLYYFFISQLSIDYHHTICESLQDALPVLCDMYNLQLKPEIKEKFCVSVYLSVHAIYPNINNGSFKTLKINIKDSWPKTLNKLKSIVELEIRERRATIQRANQCGREKYMENFIEMASDIVYLIFWHINSNTDLAKLDEPLKKVSKVSDNLDIVLRLIQNDNTINETWFAIMAALLSKQRNIINVSNYQELLQFISNVLNISANAVIWRSIRRSLIAILKFEDYMSSINDKIYISYSEGTWKKITNFLISESSENNDIITEKQILLQELIKCGKLSYESSNNLIQSIISNSILRRSEAFETIRQILIHSDICGIDKNSNIVEKIVIWAYEVNEKINARSMLLNISPVDITLINDTCAIAVINFLNESQIFPKTSCEDEIQMHFTNLNMLQYKYNIKFVCLEEHGKTLKSSQNAADADAVSSKELGNCLFQNTYELLMRTLNIEISKQTTCVSIVSDMTSLNKLADLMKTFLHYGVFTNQNLTQCPLIKRIGFYLSHMEFQLKSNDPRNIERTELLEILQYLESFITTFTSSVALTQFLETQPLEELINFLGTSLSHSASQHLQSKARDWAEIRLISLRILAELCASNTYQNDAFHHISRYVFNIRHDLDILLPLIKIFCKGKSGNVAENLPIGEWFVDKLKLIFRLYYMDLKIIERLVAMLPEIFEYVYAINELLDNMFVALTSLLKIAYKKNYPVKITSNLIDSVRLISRNCEGIWMKDGFICICISLMKFLSFPSLQIQFSLIRTITSLMDTGWLKSSSTTFHINEHYNMSEQLFSAINWKHLLDTSTDLAQNRNSVVTQLLVALFAFSSYYQKNALIELGNFYAARKLTEADFCEFVQVSCFFGCSQAQLIKPYMNSLISSWISKEWPISKFPYFLCYTNKDEFMMDNISIISACTLLYIPNGDLKKLNKYATDEELIKNALPILEAYMLPHKALCPESQTQSYKKYINVLNGNMQRLGWKLPPSRIIHWKPIYFCCSILKVDSLSAASFEFPTLYGTSSWYHLNYESLKQSLKLYLIDEDETKTWFSPLCSHPLQFLKVLGALKADVYACIFSNERSSCFYKYCTAVDMIIDSIPTHITSTREKNIAEYFVRDTILFLSQCFQTVQYSELQMMGLLFLQCLFQKSFISIGGGKEVISNHLNVITKCLVAIAKNDSFEKSKLSLKLLHHLITDFGENTLIFTQLPASEEFMELCEIQSKRSASPNNIRDLLDILESSILMQKCSNDTLGTLRKYITKFKDNICTSDHTFCDLIRRLLEVVCNAHNKYLRLEAAKCLGEIGSLEIANTSFYFEKNSSFYDNITSSMDGNELFSMNVAKVLDKILMQFNTITYEALFRVSTELINSKCAKSIIELYPHLAIFQSDQKANQDWDPSFVIEPVDWLCILNSTETLEWETWICVFVSKVLKSCGWTALCNLASRDMYVANEILLPFITLLMSNKQRHIDSIMSMLAHYFKTLNMVLGKGETEQIAAQEIYKDKRIIQIFLKICECIRLNNECSVPMNLLYVAKASNHCQAFFMTIMYTELWALSESASNEKQSKVEEYLKNPSFQEVAIKAYKSIGCYDAISGFLSPLNSRLEFLNLNNDWSEMILQNSFKNTSSNTLCTTALKRNGILCLDELGNKDTANSVDYEVCWRLCQWDTPVEGHLKVNMENDPESEFKKHHFNALKCLYNREQHNCLAAIANARQCVIYNLMGISTECLQSVYKYLTWLHILQQTEDFCQVQFISDVDIKSIFLKWQLQNNLKYGNFYCKELILSHQITLFNTAGVRGQRRIIDFFKYSPTETGLLNIIKECQKSGEINLAKRNILALREADITNEYVKINLLLEDAEISFRCGSIEITESLLKHILTHKELGACPQQARALRMYGEFLLETNSQSFEYVLEKMFNRSMLYLEKILKSQKHSDNDELSFLYLGQLKPAEFEKENQKEAYALIAKYADREYVQSNAYINSDEFKLKCQIIQQNRQTADSIGRQHRDRDINHGVIIMKKYANLDETEIKFIEEKRTTNLCIAVKNYMKFCQIDSGFSDAAIYRIIALWFANKQDEALYKEIKENVNIIPSYKFICALNQITARLNTKLVDFITIIKEILVNCVQDHPHHTLYQLYPLIFDDTGGKSSNSRSTIAAEIITKGRNSSNAQSAKQLAMIFPALIKFADADCGKSSTMALCDKLKRMKCLDAVHCPTIELPVLPNKAYTIISIVRWEESVSLVGGINAPKKLKCLCSDGKSRPQLLKGRDDLRQDAVMQQYFSLMNTLLSHDPKTSERNINIRTYKVVPLSRRSGILEWCESTVPIGVYLGSGSDKAGAHRKYRPADITPYKCRQISMQHLKSDIQKRLSIYEQICAQIKPVFHYFLMEKFVVPGIWFERRLAYTNSVAVNSMVGFVVGLGDRHTQNILIDEKSAEVIHIDFGIAFEQGKIMPTPETVPFRLTRDMIAPMGICETGGVFKKACQSTLEVLRKNHSVIITILEVLLYDPLYIWNVVPTPAGSKDDEKNLTAQRALLCVQHKLEGRLSNITGTVNTDIQVQRLINDAISKQNLCRLYPGWDPYL